The Clostridia bacterium genome contains the following window.
CCTGATTTTTCTTGTTTCGGCGGTGCCAAGCCAACTTGCAGGCGGTGCTACAGAATATCCTTCTGCCGAATCTCTCAAAGGGAACCCCACAAAAGCGGCATTGGATAACCGGACGGGAGTCGGCTATTATCTGCCACAAATCGTAAAGGACAGCCGCAAGCAGGTAGGGCGTTGCCCTGGTCTCCACAAGCCCAGGTGGTTTATCGGTGGCAACGAAGTCCAACCTGATGCCGTCCTGAAGCCCGCGCTTGAGATAGGTTGCCAGCATCATGGCCTGCCTGTCGCTGTCGGGGGGCGCTATCCTGCCTTCCGCAAGCTGGCAGTAAAGCACCATCTGGCGGCGAACGGCATCTATGAAATACTGCCACAAATCCAGCGGTTCAAAGAGGGTATCCCTGTCATAGCGCCAATTACCCATATCCTGGCCCGGAGGGACCGAGACCCCCAAAAGCCCGTTGGCCCTGGCGAATGCGTCAATCTGCCTTTCTTTCTTGAGCCCGGCAAAGCGGGAGGCCAAGCCCCTTACTTCCGGCTGGACCGGAGGCCGGGAAATGTCAAGCAGGATGACTGCATCATACCGAAGCATGGCCTGGATTGTTGCAGAACCGAAGTAGCCCTTTTCTTCACTGGTGAACTCATAGGCACGCGGGCAGATTATCTTTGCCGGAAGCCGTTGGTCAACAACCAGCATCAAAAACCCTCTTCCGTGATACTAAATTTTTGCCAAGTGCTCCATGCAAAGTATCCCTCTTATTACGGGCATTGTCAAGCACAGATTGCTAAAAATTTATATGCAACAAATTACAGGTAGCGTATCTGGAAACGAAAAAGAGCCATCTAGGTGTTGTCTTGCGTAGCACGAACGAATATCATTGATTTAGAGAACAAAACAAAAGGGGGAGGTAAAAGAAAATGGCCGTGCCTGTAGAAAAAGTGAGGGCGTTTGATTGGGGAGAAGTACCACTCGTTCTTACGATTGAGGATTTGCAAAGAGCCTTGGGTATTCCAAGGCATCAGGCTTATGCCCTCGCACATCGGGTTGGAAAAAAATTGGGGAAACGTTTGTTGGTTGCGCGCGAGAGCCTGC
Protein-coding sequences here:
- a CDS encoding helix-turn-helix domain-containing protein, which translates into the protein MAVPVEKVRAFDWGEVPLVLTIEDLQRALGIPRHQAYALAHRVGKKLGKRLLVARESLRRFLES